One window of Roseisolibacter agri genomic DNA carries:
- a CDS encoding glycoside hydrolase family 10 protein — protein MRRPSLALLAAVLAAACGGGDPTGPTPTPPVTPPVTPPVTPPVTPPVTPPVTPPTTAPDTLPALRREFRGVWIATVANIDWPSRNNLSMAQQQAELGALLDRAQATGLNAVVFHIRPASDAVYRSTLEPWAAMLTGTQGTDPGWDPLEWAVREAHRRGLELHAWFNPFRAGNSSDTTSRLSPTHVWHARRDLVRVYGTQLWQDPGEPAVQDRTMAVMLDVVRRYDVDGVHIDDFFYPYLQRNAANQIIDFPDSATYARYGAGVARADWRRANVNRFVERMYREVHAVKPQLKVGISPFGIWRPGNPAGITGLDAFAEIYADSRTWLQNGWLDYLAPQLYWQIDPPRQSFTALLDWWTAPAQNAKGRHVWPGVATYNVRDLSWPVTEMTRQVEATRALASRGPSTGVILYNGTTTLTWNGGTVTNELARTVFGDRAVPPASPWLDATAPARPTVTVAEAAGAGGAREWTLALAPGDADAVRWWIVRWRVNGAWTQQLVFGEERSFTVRPGATPLDRIAVHAMDAAGNVSAPLRWPATTVLAAH, from the coding sequence ATGCGTCGCCCGTCCCTCGCGCTGCTCGCCGCCGTCCTCGCCGCCGCCTGCGGTGGCGGCGACCCCACGGGCCCCACGCCGACGCCGCCCGTCACCCCGCCCGTCACCCCGCCCGTCACCCCGCCGGTGACGCCGCCCGTCACGCCGCCGGTGACGCCGCCCACCACCGCGCCCGACACGCTGCCCGCGCTGCGCCGCGAGTTCCGCGGCGTGTGGATCGCGACGGTGGCGAACATCGACTGGCCGTCGCGCAACAACCTCTCGATGGCGCAGCAGCAGGCGGAGCTCGGCGCGCTGCTGGACCGGGCGCAGGCGACGGGGCTCAACGCGGTGGTGTTCCACATCCGGCCCGCGTCGGACGCCGTCTATCGCTCGACGCTGGAGCCGTGGGCCGCGATGCTCACCGGCACGCAGGGCACCGATCCGGGATGGGACCCGCTGGAGTGGGCCGTGCGCGAGGCGCACCGGCGCGGGCTGGAGCTGCACGCGTGGTTCAACCCGTTCCGCGCCGGCAACTCGAGCGACACGACCAGCCGCCTGTCGCCGACGCACGTCTGGCACGCACGGCGCGATCTGGTGCGCGTCTACGGGACGCAGCTCTGGCAGGACCCCGGCGAGCCCGCGGTGCAGGACCGCACGATGGCGGTGATGCTCGACGTCGTGCGCCGCTACGACGTGGACGGCGTGCACATCGACGACTTCTTCTATCCGTACCTGCAGCGCAACGCGGCCAACCAGATCATCGACTTCCCCGACAGCGCGACCTATGCGCGCTACGGCGCCGGCGTGGCGCGCGCGGACTGGCGGCGCGCGAACGTGAACCGCTTCGTCGAGCGGATGTACCGCGAGGTGCACGCGGTGAAGCCGCAGCTCAAGGTCGGCATCAGCCCGTTCGGCATCTGGCGGCCCGGCAACCCCGCGGGCATCACGGGCCTCGACGCGTTCGCGGAGATCTACGCCGACTCGCGCACCTGGCTGCAGAACGGCTGGCTGGACTACCTCGCGCCGCAGCTCTACTGGCAGATCGACCCGCCGCGGCAGTCGTTCACCGCGCTGCTGGACTGGTGGACCGCGCCGGCGCAGAACGCGAAGGGCCGCCACGTCTGGCCGGGCGTCGCGACGTACAACGTGCGCGACCTCTCGTGGCCGGTGACCGAGATGACGCGGCAGGTCGAGGCGACGCGCGCGCTCGCGAGCCGCGGGCCGTCCACGGGCGTGATCCTCTACAACGGGACGACGACGCTCACCTGGAACGGCGGCACGGTGACGAACGAGCTGGCGCGCACCGTGTTCGGCGATCGCGCGGTGCCGCCCGCGAGCCCGTGGCTGGACGCGACCGCGCCCGCGCGCCCGACGGTGACGGTGGCCGAAGCGGCGGGCGCGGGCGGCGCGCGCGAGTGGACGCTGGCGCTGGCACCCGGCGACGCGGACGCGGTGCGCTGGTGGATCGTGCGCTGGCGCGTGAACGGCGCGTGGACGCAGCAGCTGGTGTTCGGCGAGGAGCGCTCGTTCACGGTGCGCCCGGGCGCGACGCCGCTCGACCGGATCGCGGTGCACGCGATGGACGCCGCGGGCAACGTCAGCGCGCCGCTGCGCTGGCCCGCGACGACGGTGCTGGCCGCGCACTGA
- a CDS encoding sensor histidine kinase, which translates to MEWARSLSVWWRTIITSPKRAGAARERRRPRAICGPIAVGCTVPARPCVGRAHASPNGNRGSTLKLLPVSRAARLWIALPVLWTLPALWSAYRAFVVDRPRNAGPWIPVGVVPQTGAWYLLLLVAPLLVIAARRLRLTSRIGRREVAYHLVLLGAISVAHAAVYEALLRAVVARPLPYSFLEGLPRAATVEVHLNVLFYLGVLIAAVALDLQQQARDRERRSLELEAQLAQAQIMALRMQLNPHFLFNTLNTIAMLVRESDNDRAVQMLAGLGSLLRHVLEDIGRQQVPLSDELEFVQRYLAIEGLRFEDRLRVSIEVEPGLFDAQVPNLILQPLVENAIRHGIARRAAAGDLRITATRDHDRILLSVRDDGPGLGGDAAADGKVGVGLENTRVRLHRLYGAAGQLKVADADGGGVMAVASFPLRSAPCAVTVGARA; encoded by the coding sequence TTGGAGTGGGCGCGCTCCCTTTCCGTCTGGTGGCGGACGATCATCACCAGCCCAAAGCGCGCGGGTGCCGCCAGGGAACGCCGTCGACCGCGGGCGATTTGCGGACCGATCGCGGTGGGATGTACCGTGCCTGCTCGCCCGTGCGTCGGCCGTGCGCATGCGTCCCCCAACGGCAACCGTGGCAGCACGTTGAAGCTCCTTCCTGTCTCGCGGGCCGCTCGTCTCTGGATCGCCCTGCCCGTGCTCTGGACGCTGCCCGCGCTCTGGTCGGCGTACCGCGCGTTCGTCGTCGACCGACCGCGGAATGCGGGCCCGTGGATCCCCGTGGGTGTGGTGCCGCAGACCGGAGCGTGGTATCTCCTGCTGCTGGTCGCGCCGCTGCTCGTCATCGCCGCGCGGCGACTGCGGCTCACGTCGCGGATCGGGCGCAGGGAGGTGGCCTACCACCTCGTCCTGCTGGGGGCGATCTCGGTCGCGCACGCGGCCGTCTACGAGGCCCTGCTGCGGGCCGTCGTCGCGCGACCGCTGCCCTACTCGTTCCTCGAGGGCCTGCCCCGGGCCGCGACGGTGGAGGTGCACCTCAACGTGCTCTTCTACCTGGGCGTGCTGATCGCCGCGGTCGCGCTGGATCTCCAGCAGCAGGCGCGTGATCGGGAGCGCCGGTCGCTGGAGCTCGAGGCCCAGCTGGCGCAGGCGCAGATCATGGCGCTGCGCATGCAGCTCAATCCCCACTTTCTCTTCAACACGCTCAACACGATCGCGATGCTGGTCCGAGAGAGTGACAACGACCGCGCGGTCCAGATGCTCGCGGGGCTCGGGAGCCTGCTCCGTCACGTCCTCGAGGACATCGGGAGACAGCAGGTGCCACTGAGCGATGAGCTCGAGTTCGTCCAGCGGTATCTGGCCATCGAAGGCCTCCGGTTCGAGGACCGCCTGCGCGTCAGCATCGAGGTCGAGCCGGGGTTGTTCGACGCGCAGGTGCCCAACCTGATCCTGCAGCCACTCGTGGAGAACGCGATCCGGCACGGCATCGCACGACGCGCCGCGGCGGGCGATCTCCGCATCACGGCGACCCGGGATCACGATCGGATCCTGCTGTCCGTGCGCGACGACGGCCCCGGTCTGGGCGGGGACGCCGCCGCCGACGGCAAGGTGGGCGTGGGCCTCGAGAACACGCGGGTGCGACTGCACCGCCTCTACGGGGCTGCGGGGCAGCTGAAGGTGGCGGACGCCGATGGGGGGGGCGTCATGGCGGTCGCGTCCTTCCCGCTCCGGAGCGCGCCGTGCGCCGTGACGGTGGGGGCACGCGCATGA
- a CDS encoding alpha/beta hydrolase translates to MKPTMTLAALCIAACAGPRDEPGTAPLGPSAPAVAPGLAADSCALARPDFGPVATAADRALFAYDAAAPLNLRKTVETTTNGIEVSAISYDSPAGGSVTGLLFDPVTRSSLRPGIVLMHGMPGSARAMAGQGLGLAEHGAVVIAIDAPFTRRGGPPIRFTTDDRAEQIQLIKDLQRAVDVLRARPNVDRERIAYLGISYGGAMGALFVGVERRLRAAVLVVGDGGLVSHSTGPEDSGLMASLSCAVRVGWFRAMAPIEPIRFLPLAAPTPLLLQSGRLDNLVPAADAETLHRAAPEPRTIRWYDAGHSLDLQALRDRHEWLNARIGLDLLK, encoded by the coding sequence ATGAAGCCGACCATGACACTCGCCGCCCTGTGCATCGCCGCCTGCGCAGGGCCCCGGGACGAGCCGGGCACCGCGCCGCTCGGGCCCAGCGCGCCCGCGGTGGCGCCGGGCCTGGCCGCCGACTCCTGTGCGCTCGCGCGCCCCGACTTCGGCCCTGTGGCGACGGCCGCGGACCGCGCGCTCTTCGCCTACGACGCCGCGGCGCCGCTCAACCTGCGGAAGACGGTCGAGACCACGACCAACGGCATCGAGGTCAGCGCCATCTCGTACGACAGCCCGGCCGGCGGCTCCGTGACCGGGCTGCTGTTCGATCCGGTCACGCGCTCGAGCCTGCGCCCCGGCATCGTCCTGATGCACGGGATGCCCGGCAGCGCGCGCGCCATGGCCGGACAGGGGCTGGGGCTCGCCGAGCACGGCGCGGTGGTGATCGCGATCGACGCGCCGTTCACCCGCCGCGGCGGACCGCCCATCCGCTTCACCACCGACGATCGGGCCGAGCAGATCCAGCTGATCAAGGACCTGCAGCGCGCGGTCGACGTGCTGCGCGCGCGGCCCAACGTCGACCGCGAGCGCATCGCCTACCTCGGCATCAGCTACGGCGGCGCGATGGGCGCGCTGTTCGTCGGCGTCGAGCGGCGCCTCAGGGCCGCGGTGCTCGTGGTGGGAGACGGTGGCCTCGTCTCGCACTCCACCGGTCCGGAGGATTCCGGCCTGATGGCCAGCCTGTCCTGCGCGGTGCGCGTCGGCTGGTTCCGGGCCATGGCACCGATCGAGCCGATCCGGTTCCTTCCGCTCGCGGCGCCCACGCCGCTGCTGCTGCAGAGCGGACGGCTCGACAACCTGGTGCCCGCCGCCGATGCGGAGACGCTGCATCGCGCCGCACCGGAGCCCCGGACGATCCGCTGGTACGACGCGGGACACTCGCTCGACCTGCAGGCTCTGCGCGACCGGCACGAGTGGCTCAACGCGCGGATCGGTCTCGACCTCCTGAAGTAG
- a CDS encoding alpha/beta hydrolase: protein MRPTIALAALCICACTSSTDSEITDATVPPAPSAVADACPAARPDFGGPATAADRALFAYNASAPLNLQTTVDSTSNGVEFNTIAFDSPDGGSVPGLLTRPTGRPGLRPGVVVMHPSGIPTAPIKGARLAMNEMAALARRGAVVIGIDAPYFRRGGSNPPTLTALDRPEQIQLMKDLQRAVDVLLAQGNVDPARIGFSGYSYGGMVGVHFAGIERRLRAAVIMAGYGGSVTLLTTKDRVPGLPNIPCATRSVWFRDNVPIEPIRFVSGAAPTALLFQIARFDTAVPLEDAQAVYDAASNPKDVLHYDTGHGLSPQATVDRFAWLARQIGIDP, encoded by the coding sequence ATGAGACCGACGATCGCGCTGGCGGCCCTGTGCATCTGCGCATGCACGAGCTCCACGGACTCGGAGATCACGGATGCGACCGTTCCACCCGCTCCGTCCGCGGTTGCCGATGCCTGCCCGGCCGCACGCCCGGATTTCGGCGGGCCGGCGACCGCGGCCGACCGGGCACTGTTCGCCTACAACGCGAGCGCACCGCTGAACCTGCAGACGACGGTGGATTCCACGTCGAACGGCGTGGAGTTCAACACCATCGCCTTCGACAGTCCGGACGGCGGATCGGTGCCCGGACTCCTGACCCGACCGACCGGCCGCCCGGGTCTGCGCCCCGGCGTCGTGGTCATGCACCCCTCCGGGATCCCGACGGCCCCGATCAAGGGTGCGAGGCTCGCGATGAACGAGATGGCCGCGCTCGCGCGACGCGGCGCCGTCGTGATCGGGATCGACGCCCCGTACTTCCGCCGCGGTGGCTCGAACCCTCCCACGCTGACGGCACTGGATCGGCCCGAGCAGATCCAGCTGATGAAGGATCTGCAGCGTGCCGTCGACGTGCTCCTCGCCCAGGGGAACGTCGACCCGGCACGCATCGGCTTCTCGGGGTACAGCTACGGCGGCATGGTCGGCGTGCACTTCGCCGGCATCGAACGGCGCCTCAGGGCCGCGGTGATCATGGCGGGATACGGGGGCTCGGTCACGCTGCTCACCACCAAGGACCGCGTGCCGGGCCTGCCCAACATTCCCTGCGCGACACGCAGCGTCTGGTTCCGGGACAACGTCCCCATCGAGCCGATTCGCTTCGTCTCGGGCGCGGCGCCCACCGCGCTGCTCTTTCAGATCGCCCGGTTCGACACCGCCGTCCCCCTGGAGGACGCGCAGGCGGTGTACGATGCCGCGTCGAACCCCAAGGACGTGCTCCATTACGACACGGGCCACGGCCTCAGTCCGCAGGCCACCGTCGACAGGTTCGCGTGGCTGGCCAGGCAGATCGGCATCGATCCCTGA
- a CDS encoding pyridoxal phosphate-dependent decarboxylase family protein encodes MSDIAPAEFRGDLPIEEFRRYAAQLIDWIAEYLAHPERFPVVPRVRPGDVAAQLPPAPPARGESLADVLADVERVIVPGTTHWNHPGFFAYFSISSSIPGILGELLAAALDVNAMLWKTGPAATELEQVALDWLRQLMGLGPGWFGVVNDTASISTLLALAAAREAKPALAIRARGMAGRADLPTLRVYCSAHAHSSVDKAAITLGLGHENVVKIGVDDAFRMRVDLLEQAMERDRAAGMLPLCVVATIGTTSTTSIDPVGEIAELCRSEDVWLHVDGAYGGIAAVVPELHDLMDGVHLADSLVVNPHKWLFTPVDCSAFYTRQPEVLKRAFSLVPEYLVTREQDEVVNLMDYGVQLGRRFRALKLWMVIRAFGAEGLAERIRWHVQLAQEFAGWVRDEPGWELCAPHPLSLVCFRHAPPGTSEAEREALNARVMHEVNASGEAFLSHTKLGDRYVLRLAIGNIRTDRRHVARAWELLRAATAKSPAAGPGARS; translated from the coding sequence ATGTCCGACATCGCCCCCGCCGAGTTCCGCGGCGACCTCCCCATCGAGGAGTTCCGCCGCTACGCCGCCCAGCTGATCGACTGGATCGCCGAGTATCTCGCGCATCCGGAGCGCTTCCCGGTGGTGCCGCGCGTGCGGCCGGGCGACGTCGCGGCGCAGCTGCCGCCGGCGCCGCCCGCGCGCGGCGAGTCGCTGGCCGACGTGCTCGCGGACGTCGAGCGCGTGATCGTGCCGGGCACGACGCACTGGAACCACCCGGGCTTCTTCGCCTACTTCTCGATCTCCAGCAGCATTCCCGGCATCCTCGGCGAGCTGCTGGCCGCGGCGCTCGACGTCAACGCGATGCTCTGGAAGACCGGGCCCGCGGCGACGGAGCTGGAGCAGGTCGCGCTCGACTGGCTGCGGCAGCTGATGGGGCTCGGGCCGGGCTGGTTCGGCGTCGTCAACGACACGGCCAGCATCTCCACGCTGCTCGCGCTCGCGGCGGCACGCGAGGCGAAGCCGGCGCTCGCGATCCGCGCGCGCGGCATGGCCGGCCGCGCCGACCTCCCCACGCTCCGCGTCTACTGCTCGGCGCACGCGCACTCGTCGGTCGACAAGGCGGCGATCACGCTCGGCCTCGGGCACGAGAACGTCGTCAAGATCGGCGTCGACGACGCGTTCCGCATGCGCGTGGACCTGCTGGAGCAGGCGATGGAGCGGGACCGCGCCGCGGGCATGCTGCCGCTGTGCGTCGTCGCGACCATCGGCACGACGAGCACGACGAGCATCGACCCCGTGGGCGAGATCGCGGAGCTGTGCCGCAGCGAGGACGTGTGGCTGCACGTCGACGGCGCGTACGGCGGCATCGCGGCGGTGGTTCCCGAGCTGCACGACCTGATGGACGGCGTGCACCTCGCGGACTCCCTGGTCGTGAACCCGCACAAGTGGCTGTTCACGCCCGTGGACTGCTCGGCGTTCTACACGCGGCAGCCGGAGGTGCTGAAGCGCGCGTTCTCGCTGGTGCCCGAATATCTCGTGACGCGCGAGCAGGACGAGGTCGTGAACCTCATGGACTATGGGGTGCAGCTGGGTCGCCGATTCAGGGCCCTCAAGCTCTGGATGGTGATCCGCGCGTTCGGGGCCGAGGGACTCGCGGAGCGCATCCGCTGGCACGTGCAGCTGGCGCAGGAGTTCGCGGGCTGGGTGCGCGACGAGCCAGGCTGGGAGCTCTGCGCGCCGCACCCGCTGTCGCTCGTCTGCTTCCGCCACGCGCCGCCGGGCACCAGCGAGGCCGAGCGCGAGGCGCTGAACGCGCGCGTGATGCACGAGGTGAACGCGAGCGGCGAGGCGTTCCTCTCGCACACGAAGCTCGGCGACCGCTACGTGCTGCGGCTGGCGATCGGCAACATCCGCACGGACCGGCGGCACGTCGCGCGCGCGTGGGAGCTGCTTCGAGCAGCCACGGCGAAGTCCCCCGCAGCGGGGCCGGGCGCGCGAAGCTGA
- a CDS encoding DUF429 domain-containing protein, which translates to MPAPTPDAPHAVARAIAVDWSGAVKGAERRIWLCEVDATGVVRLEDGRSREALVAHLCDEAVREPRLVVGLDFAFSFPEWFVRRHGDDAPAVWRAARGLGEEWLAAHAAPFWGRQHRARRDPSLEHFRETERDVGALTGIRPKSVFQVAGAGSVGTGSIRGMPLLLTLRDAGFAVWPFDAPRGGEPLLLEIWPRLCYVQPVVKSSADARAAWLARHVPDLAPAHRVAATRSDDAFDALASALALWRARDTLPALPPARDDRERREGRIWVPPE; encoded by the coding sequence ATGCCCGCTCCCACGCCCGACGCGCCCCACGCCGTCGCCCGCGCGATCGCCGTCGACTGGTCCGGCGCGGTGAAGGGCGCGGAGCGACGCATCTGGCTGTGCGAGGTGGACGCGACGGGCGTCGTGCGGCTGGAGGACGGCCGCTCGCGCGAGGCGCTGGTCGCGCACCTGTGCGACGAGGCGGTGCGCGAGCCGCGGCTCGTCGTGGGCCTCGACTTCGCGTTCTCCTTCCCCGAGTGGTTCGTGCGGCGGCACGGCGACGACGCGCCCGCGGTGTGGCGCGCCGCGCGCGGCCTGGGCGAGGAGTGGCTGGCCGCGCACGCGGCGCCGTTCTGGGGACGGCAGCATCGCGCGCGGCGCGACCCGTCGCTGGAGCACTTTCGCGAGACGGAGCGCGACGTCGGCGCGCTCACCGGCATCCGCCCCAAGTCGGTGTTCCAGGTCGCGGGCGCGGGCTCGGTGGGCACGGGCTCCATTCGCGGGATGCCGCTCCTGCTCACGCTGCGCGACGCGGGCTTCGCGGTCTGGCCGTTCGACGCGCCGCGCGGCGGCGAGCCGCTGCTGCTGGAGATCTGGCCGCGGCTCTGCTACGTGCAGCCGGTCGTGAAGTCCAGCGCCGACGCACGCGCCGCATGGCTCGCGCGCCACGTGCCCGACCTCGCGCCCGCGCACCGCGTGGCGGCCACCCGCTCCGACGACGCGTTCGACGCACTGGCCTCGGCGCTCGCGCTCTGGCGCGCGCGCGACACGCTGCCCGCGCTCCCGCCGGCGCGCGACGACCGCGAGCGCCGCGAGGGGCGCATCTGGGTGCCGCCCGAGTAG
- a CDS encoding serine hydrolase domain-containing protein encodes MSILRRFPVVAAPVLMVCVACNTQARELAAPETGPTLAPAPTAAADSAFVSALRAKLANDVQAGTFSGAVLVTRDGKTLFEGAYGLADRERNVPNTPQTQFRAGSMYKMMTAVATLQLVQAGTLRLDATVGTYLPDYPNADVKSKVTLHHLLTHTGGTGDIFGPEFAANRLQLRNVSDYIRLYGTRGPLFTPGAQHVYSNYGFILLGAIIERVTGKSYDDHVGALVLGPAGMTSTGTAPEDSLVPGRAIGYMRQGSPIGPLVSNASTLPYRGSPAGGGYSTVGDFARFAVAVRDRKLLDSTHTSMLYTGKVPVNQTGTIQYAYGFMDRIIGGRRWVGHGGSAAGMNGELVFEPGGGYVVVALSNFDPPSAGQVLNFIVSNLPAAGAP; translated from the coding sequence ATGTCGATCCTCAGGCGATTCCCGGTCGTTGCCGCCCCGGTCCTGATGGTGTGCGTCGCGTGCAATACCCAGGCGCGCGAGCTCGCCGCTCCGGAGACCGGGCCCACGCTCGCCCCCGCGCCCACCGCCGCGGCCGACTCGGCCTTCGTGTCCGCGCTCCGCGCGAAGCTCGCGAACGACGTCCAGGCGGGCACCTTCTCCGGCGCCGTGCTCGTCACCCGCGACGGCAAGACGCTGTTCGAGGGCGCCTACGGCCTCGCCGATCGCGAGCGGAACGTCCCGAACACACCGCAGACGCAGTTCCGCGCCGGGTCGATGTACAAGATGATGACCGCGGTCGCCACGCTGCAGCTCGTGCAGGCCGGGACGCTGCGCCTCGACGCGACGGTCGGCACCTATCTCCCGGACTATCCGAACGCGGACGTGAAGTCGAAGGTGACGCTGCACCACCTGCTCACCCACACCGGCGGCACGGGCGACATCTTCGGACCCGAGTTCGCCGCGAATCGCCTGCAGCTCCGCAACGTGTCGGACTACATCCGACTCTACGGCACGCGCGGCCCGCTGTTCACGCCCGGGGCGCAGCACGTGTACAGCAACTACGGGTTCATTCTCCTCGGCGCCATCATCGAGCGCGTGACCGGGAAGAGCTACGACGATCACGTCGGCGCCCTCGTGCTCGGGCCCGCGGGGATGACCTCCACCGGCACGGCGCCGGAGGACTCGCTCGTGCCGGGCCGAGCGATCGGCTACATGCGACAGGGGTCGCCGATCGGCCCGCTGGTGTCGAACGCGTCGACGCTCCCCTACCGCGGCAGCCCCGCGGGCGGCGGCTACTCCACCGTCGGTGACTTCGCGCGCTTCGCCGTCGCGGTCCGGGATCGCAAGCTGCTCGACTCGACGCACACGAGCATGCTCTACACGGGAAAGGTCCCGGTCAATCAGACCGGCACCATCCAGTACGCCTACGGCTTCATGGACCGCATCATCGGCGGCCGGCGGTGGGTCGGGCACGGCGGATCCGCCGCGGGCATGAACGGAGAGCTCGTGTTCGAGCCGGGCGGCGGGTACGTCGTCGTCGCGCTGTCGAACTTCGATCCGCCGTCCGCGGGCCAGGTGCTGAACTTCATCGTGAGCAACCTGCCCGCCGCAGGCGCGCCCTGA
- a CDS encoding LytR/AlgR family response regulator transcription factor, with protein MSAPLRAMIVDDEPIARRGIQQLLARDAEVELVGEAGSGVEAVAEIRRLRPEILILDVQMPDLDGFGVLRELGSDPLPAVIFVTAFDQHAVRAFEVHALDYVLKPFDDARFESAVRRAKREAYRAREGDLVDRLASLLGRGAGGERRPYADRIVLRSGARVSFVDADEILFVRASGNYVEVRTRKHLHVLRETLAEMAVKLDPATFVRIHRSTIINAKAVQHAESVYRGEYVVTMQDGTKFPSSRSYREQLEKALRIG; from the coding sequence ATGAGCGCACCGCTCCGCGCGATGATCGTGGACGACGAGCCGATCGCCCGCCGAGGGATTCAGCAGCTGCTCGCGCGCGACGCCGAGGTGGAGCTCGTGGGTGAGGCGGGCAGCGGTGTCGAGGCGGTCGCCGAGATCCGGCGACTGCGCCCGGAGATCCTCATCCTGGACGTCCAGATGCCGGACCTCGACGGGTTCGGAGTGCTCCGGGAGCTCGGGAGCGATCCCCTGCCCGCCGTGATCTTCGTGACCGCCTTCGACCAGCACGCGGTGCGCGCCTTCGAGGTGCACGCGCTCGACTACGTGCTCAAGCCGTTCGACGACGCGCGCTTCGAGAGCGCCGTCCGGAGAGCGAAGCGAGAGGCATACAGGGCGCGCGAGGGCGATCTGGTGGACCGTCTGGCCTCGCTCCTCGGGAGGGGCGCCGGCGGGGAACGACGCCCCTACGCCGACCGCATCGTCCTCCGCTCGGGCGCCCGCGTCTCGTTCGTGGACGCCGACGAGATCCTCTTCGTGCGGGCGAGCGGCAACTACGTGGAGGTGCGGACCCGAAAGCACCTGCACGTGCTACGGGAGACGCTCGCGGAGATGGCGGTGAAGCTGGACCCGGCCACCTTCGTCCGCATCCACCGGTCGACGATCATCAATGCGAAGGCGGTGCAGCACGCGGAGTCCGTGTACCGCGGCGAATACGTCGTGACGATGCAGGACGGCACGAAGTTCCCCTCGAGCCGCAGCTACCGCGAGCAGTTGGAGAAGGCGCTGCGGATCGGGTGA
- a CDS encoding NAD(P)/FAD-dependent oxidoreductase, translating into MPTTDALPNRPVWDEGPTLDLPTLHGPVDADVCVVGLGGSGLAAVHELLALGRSVVGIDAGIVGGAAAGRNGGFLLAGPADFHHDAVAKHGRERAVRLYHLTLEQIAHIERETPDAVRRVGSIRLAASDEELADCRVQLDAMRADDLPAEWYEGPLGTGLRIPTDAAFQPMTRARALARDALSRGARLYEASPALEIAGDVVRTPDGVVRCRAVVVAVDGALDLLLPELAPRIRSTRLQMLATAPTREVSVPCPVYARWGYDYWQQLPDGRVSLGGCRDLDMDAEWGHDATPTPFIQQALDTVLRERVGVRTAPVTHRWAAIVGYTDDGLPVCAEARPGVWAVGAYSGTGNVVGALCGRAAARKAVGLDSDVWDLMS; encoded by the coding sequence ATGCCGACCACCGACGCGCTGCCGAACCGCCCCGTGTGGGACGAGGGGCCCACGCTCGACCTGCCCACGCTGCACGGCCCCGTGGACGCCGACGTCTGCGTCGTGGGACTCGGCGGCTCGGGCCTCGCCGCCGTGCACGAGCTGCTCGCGCTCGGCCGCTCGGTCGTCGGGATCGACGCGGGCATCGTCGGCGGCGCGGCCGCGGGGCGCAACGGCGGCTTCCTGCTCGCGGGCCCCGCCGACTTCCACCACGACGCGGTGGCCAAGCACGGACGCGAGCGCGCGGTGCGCCTGTACCACCTCACGCTCGAGCAGATCGCGCACATCGAGCGCGAGACGCCGGACGCGGTGCGGCGCGTGGGCTCGATCCGCCTCGCGGCGTCGGACGAAGAGCTGGCGGACTGCCGCGTGCAGCTGGACGCGATGCGCGCCGACGACCTGCCCGCGGAGTGGTACGAGGGCCCGCTCGGCACGGGGCTGCGGATCCCGACCGACGCGGCGTTCCAGCCGATGACGCGCGCTCGCGCGCTCGCGCGCGACGCGCTGTCGCGGGGCGCGCGGCTGTACGAGGCGTCGCCGGCGCTGGAGATCGCGGGCGATGTGGTGCGCACGCCCGACGGCGTGGTGCGCTGCCGCGCGGTGGTGGTCGCGGTGGACGGCGCGCTCGACCTGCTGCTGCCGGAGCTCGCGCCGCGCATCCGCAGCACGCGCCTGCAGATGCTCGCCACCGCGCCGACGCGCGAGGTGTCGGTGCCCTGCCCCGTGTACGCGCGCTGGGGCTACGACTACTGGCAGCAGCTCCCGGACGGCCGCGTCTCGTTGGGTGGCTGCCGCGACCTCGACATGGATGCGGAGTGGGGCCACGACGCGACGCCGACGCCGTTCATCCAGCAGGCGCTCGACACCGTGCTGCGCGAGCGCGTGGGCGTGCGCACGGCGCCCGTCACGCACCGCTGGGCGGCGATCGTCGGCTACACGGACGACGGCCTGCCCGTGTGCGCGGAAGCGCGGCCGGGCGTGTGGGCGGTGGGCGCGTACAGCGGGACGGGGAACGTGGTGGGGGCGCTGTGCGGCCGTGCGGCGGCACGGAAGGCCGTGGGGCTCGACTCGGACGTCTGGGATCTCATGAGCTAG